One genomic segment of Mytilus trossulus isolate FHL-02 chromosome 4, PNRI_Mtr1.1.1.hap1, whole genome shotgun sequence includes these proteins:
- the LOC134715696 gene encoding uncharacterized protein LOC134715696: MAAERKVRRFCSVCEKENLVAWKCLNCLELQCGDCKNVHEKFSISKNHILIPLDKLSPSLMEEQKVKITSAINNQEQCDLFCINCNVRINTADSIMEHLTHNLDTFESFNKTLKNNIETLISKITLEVGSSKSYDDKKQMVEEKREMKREIQKRYEEIILSCKANMKLLHNDLDKFYKEREKHIKEANKRVGKESTKLVKARDKLGMLQYKAELPQLQTTFISTKQQLEKYLSTLPVDEQIVFRTGDQTSDDIARDIGSLHYSIAASGKSGRSFQLVLIEKSGPTKLQTVSVITPCGDTDVCIGGVKHKTIQLVNLSRPSIPLNEFTVTFYDFTSSADGSLLYITDFKNKCLQAVTKLGDLKNIKTFSPLLPTCVHVTSTHEIYVGIVESDSQNVDADSKRAILKLTPQGIFKAEFEFDLRGTRLFTVPYRCHVNETNKCIVVIDKYDPSTGRVIAFDETGEVKFRYSGFTASSKFKPFRPTNVSCTQRGETIICDIDNHSLHIIDKNGFFIQNLSTLDVGILHPHSMAIDSYDRLWIGTGHPPTDAKQKGQIYITRLTKK; this comes from the coding sequence ATGGCGGCTGAGAGGAAAGTAAGACGATTTTGTAGTGTTTGTGAAAAGGAAAATCTCGTGGCATGGAAATGCTTAAACTGTTTGGAATTACAATGTGGTGATTGTAAAAACGTCCACGAAAAATTCTCGATAAGTAAGAATCATATTCTTATACCACTGGATAAACTAAGTCCTTCTTTGATGGAGGAGCAGAAAGTTAAAATCACGTCTGCTATCAACAATCAGGAACAGTGTGACTTATTTTGCATCAACTGCAACGTTAGAATCAACACAGCAGACTCCATTATGGAACATCTTACTCACAATTTGGACACTTTTGAATCATTTAATAAGactcttaaaaacaatattgaaacTCTCATATCGAAAATCACATTGGAAGTAGGATCGTCGAAATCCTATgatgacaaaaaacaaatggtGGAGGAAAAAAGAGAAATGAAAAGAGAAATTCAAAAGAGGTATGAGGAAATAATATTGAGTTGCAAAGCTAATATGAAATTATTGCACAATGATTTAGATAAGTTTTACAAAGAAAGagaaaaacatattaaagaagCTAATAAGAGAGTTGGGAAGGAAAGTACAAAGCTTGTCAAGGCAAGAGACAAACTCGGCATGCTACAATATAAAGCTGAACTTCCACAATTACAAACTACATTTATTTCCACAAAACAGCAACTGGAAAAATACTTATCAACTTTACCCGTCGATGAACAAATAGTATTTAGAACCGGAGATCAAACTTCTGATGACATCGCACGAGATATAGGATCCCTACACTACTCTATAGCAGCTTCTGGAAAATCAGGGAGAAGTTTTCAGTTGGTGTTGATAGAGAAATCAGGACCTACTAAACTACAGACCGTTTCCGTTATAACACCCTGTGGTGATACTGATGTCTGCATTGGAGGCGTAAAACACAAAACGATTCAACTGGTCAACCTTTCTAGACCATCGATTCCACTCAACGAATTTACTgtaacattttatgattttacatcTTCAGCGGATGGCAGCTTATTGTATATTAcagatttcaaaaacaaatgctTGCAAGCTGTAACAAAACTTGgagatttgaaaaatattaaaactttttcGCCGCTTTTACCAACTTGTGTACACGTTACATCTACGCATGAAATATACGTTGGAATAGTAGAATCGGACAGTCAAAATGTCGACGCAGACAGCAAAAGAGCAATTCTAAAATTGACACCACAAGGAATTTTTAAAGccgaatttgaatttgatttgaGAGGTACTCGACTTTTTACTGTGCCATATCGATGCCATGTGAACGAAACGAACAAATGTATTGTTGTAATTGACAAATACGACCCATCCACTGGACGAGTAATCGCATTTGACGAAACTGGGGAAGTTAAATTCCGATATTCTGGATTCACTGCTAGTTCCAAATTTAAACCGTTTAGACCAACGAATGTCAGCTGTACACAAAGGGGTGAAACAATTATTTGTGATATCGACAATCACTCTTTGCATATCATAGACAAAAACGGATTCTTTATCCAGAATTTGTCGACTCTTGATGTGGGTATACTGCATCCGCATAGCATGGCTATAGATTCCTATGACCGTTTGTGGATTGGTACGGGTCACCCTCCGACTGATGCTAAACAGAAGGGGCAAATATACATCACTAGATTGACAAAGAAATAA